Proteins encoded together in one Flavobacterium keumense window:
- a CDS encoding PAS domain-containing hybrid sensor histidine kinase/response regulator: protein MENKESEMSQNEPYLSKFLSSNSVNTNKIDLVHQLQENQVYLKKQNEVLMLANQEAELATQKYSDLYDFSPLGYFTLSNDGSILEVNHNGSKLLAIKQEELIGVKFRTFVSAKTKIEFDLFFDKIFNKEIKECCELSLTVENQIYHVYLTGVLNLDRKSCHITVVDITNLSIAEQALRDSEDRHRELLRNLDVGVVIHSLETAIIMSNPKAAELLGVTIEEMKSMLSTDPYWLFFDENNLPLAVEDYPVNVILKTGRPLKNFKAKVIRSKTNDSSLLLVNGFPLKNYNGELSEIVISFIDITDANQMETELIKAKEQAEAANKAKSSFLANMSHEIRTPLNGIIGFTDLLLKTKLDQDQAEYMGIVNQSAILLMEIINDILDFSKIEEGRLELNVEETDLYELSHQVINLFKHQATTKNIELILNIGNNIPQYIYSDSIRLKQILVNLIGNAIKFTNEGKIQLEITELKTCGNFSTLHFSVKDTGLGIKKHNKEKIFDSFVQEESSTTRKFGGTGLGLSISNQLLGLMQSKLFLKSEFGKGSEFYFSIQFRTSINRKEQLKPTFIPKSRITEVDSMEVENIKILIAEDNEINLLLVKKILSKMFPKALLYEARNGKQAVTIFKSIPLDIILMDIQMPKKNGYEATFEIRQLEKYKRTGIIALTAGILNEEKKKCFEIGMDGYISKPINSADLQKAIIKCLYDKRIVT from the coding sequence ATGGAAAATAAAGAAAGTGAAATGTCTCAAAATGAACCCTATTTGAGTAAATTTTTATCTTCAAATAGTGTAAATACTAATAAAATCGATCTTGTTCATCAATTACAGGAGAATCAAGTTTATCTTAAAAAACAAAACGAAGTACTAATGTTAGCAAACCAAGAGGCTGAGTTAGCTACTCAAAAGTATTCTGATTTGTATGACTTTTCCCCATTAGGGTACTTTACTCTTTCGAATGATGGATCTATCTTGGAAGTAAATCATAATGGATCTAAGTTATTGGCAATAAAACAAGAAGAATTAATAGGTGTTAAATTTAGAACTTTTGTATCTGCAAAAACCAAAATTGAATTTGATCTTTTTTTTGATAAAATTTTTAATAAAGAGATAAAAGAATGTTGTGAATTGAGTCTTACCGTAGAAAACCAAATATACCATGTTTATTTAACAGGGGTATTAAACTTAGATAGGAAATCGTGTCATATAACTGTAGTGGATATCACCAATTTAAGTATAGCCGAGCAGGCATTACGTGATAGTGAAGATAGGCATCGTGAGTTACTTCGTAATCTTGATGTAGGAGTAGTCATTCATAGTTTAGAAACCGCTATTATCATGAGTAATCCAAAAGCAGCCGAACTTTTAGGGGTTACTATTGAGGAGATGAAATCAATGTTGTCTACAGATCCATATTGGTTATTCTTTGACGAAAATAATTTACCATTAGCAGTTGAGGATTATCCTGTTAATGTAATTTTAAAGACAGGTCGACCACTTAAAAATTTTAAAGCAAAAGTAATCCGCAGTAAAACTAATGATTCTAGTTTGTTGTTAGTAAATGGGTTTCCATTAAAAAATTATAATGGCGAATTATCAGAGATTGTAATCAGTTTTATAGATATTACTGATGCAAATCAGATGGAAACAGAACTAATAAAAGCAAAAGAACAGGCAGAAGCTGCAAATAAAGCAAAATCTAGTTTTTTGGCCAATATGAGTCATGAAATTCGAACTCCTTTGAATGGAATAATTGGTTTTACAGATTTATTATTAAAGACAAAATTAGACCAAGACCAAGCCGAGTACATGGGTATTGTAAATCAATCGGCAATTTTGTTAATGGAAATTATTAATGATATTCTTGATTTTTCAAAAATTGAAGAAGGTCGTTTAGAATTGAATGTAGAAGAAACCGATTTATATGAGTTATCCCATCAAGTAATTAATTTATTCAAGCATCAAGCCACTACAAAGAATATTGAACTTATATTAAATATTGGGAATAATATTCCTCAATATATTTATTCAGACTCTATTCGATTGAAGCAAATTTTGGTGAACTTAATAGGCAATGCAATAAAGTTTACTAATGAAGGTAAGATTCAATTAGAAATCACAGAGTTAAAAACCTGTGGTAATTTCTCAACCTTACATTTTTCTGTAAAAGACACCGGTTTAGGGATAAAAAAGCATAATAAAGAAAAGATATTTGATTCGTTTGTTCAAGAAGAATCAAGTACTACAAGAAAATTTGGAGGAACTGGTTTAGGGCTATCTATTTCCAATCAATTGTTAGGATTGATGCAAAGTAAATTGTTTTTGAAAAGTGAATTTGGAAAAGGAAGTGAATTTTATTTTTCAATTCAGTTTAGAACATCAATAAATAGAAAAGAACAACTAAAACCCACTTTCATTCCTAAATCAAGAATAACAGAAGTTGATTCAATGGAAGTAGAAAATATTAAAATCTTAATAGCAGAAGATAACGAAATTAATTTGCTTTTGGTAAAAAAGATTTTATCAAAAATGTTTCCAAAAGCGTTGCTATATGAGGCTCGTAATGGAAAACAAGCAGTAACTATTTTTAAAAGTATTCCACTAGATATTATATTGATGGATATTCAAATGCCCAAAAAAAATGGGTATGAAGCCACTTTTGAAATTAGACAATTGGAAAAATATAAAAGAACTGGAATCATCGCTTTGACAGCTGGTATTTTAAATGAAGAGAAGAAAAAATGCTTTGAAATAGGTATGGATGGATATATTTCTAAACCGATTAATTCAGCTGACTTACAAAAAGCCATTATTAAATGTTTATACGATAAAAGAATAGTTACCTAG
- a CDS encoding ABC transporter permease encodes MKRFIGFVTKEFYHIFRDKRTMFILFGMPIAQIMLFGFAITNEINKVTIAILDLSKDAETQQIITTINASKYFDIKQEISNENEIENVFKKGKIKAVLVFENHFIKNLETKKQAKVQVITDATDPNIANTITNYVNAILQNYAQKINENQLPPFSIQTQTQLYYNPELKSVFNFVPGVMTVILMLVSAMMTSISITREKELGTMEVLLVSPLKPFQVIIGKVFPYIFLSIINATVIVLLGYFVFKMPIVGSVFLVAFESILFIITALSLGILISTLANSQQTAMMFSLFALMLPVIILSGFIFPISSMPLPLQIISNIIPAKWFIIIIKAVLLKGASFEVIWKETAILIGMTAFFIFLSTKKYKKRLE; translated from the coding sequence ATGAAACGATTTATAGGTTTTGTAACCAAAGAATTCTACCACATTTTCAGGGATAAACGCACCATGTTTATTCTCTTTGGTATGCCTATTGCCCAAATTATGTTATTTGGCTTTGCCATTACAAACGAAATCAATAAAGTTACTATTGCTATTTTGGATCTATCAAAGGATGCCGAAACCCAACAAATAATTACTACCATTAATGCGTCTAAATATTTTGACATCAAACAGGAAATAAGCAATGAAAACGAAATTGAAAATGTCTTTAAAAAAGGAAAAATTAAAGCCGTTCTTGTTTTTGAAAATCATTTTATCAAAAATTTAGAAACCAAAAAACAAGCTAAAGTTCAAGTAATTACTGATGCCACTGACCCTAATATTGCCAATACAATCACGAACTATGTTAATGCAATTTTACAAAACTATGCCCAAAAAATCAATGAAAATCAGCTCCCCCCTTTTTCTATCCAAACTCAAACACAATTGTATTACAATCCTGAATTAAAGAGTGTGTTTAATTTTGTTCCCGGAGTAATGACCGTCATCTTGATGCTTGTTTCGGCCATGATGACCTCCATTTCTATTACAAGAGAAAAGGAATTAGGCACTATGGAAGTCCTTTTAGTTTCGCCACTAAAACCTTTTCAAGTTATTATTGGCAAAGTATTTCCGTATATTTTTCTGTCTATTATTAATGCTACGGTGATTGTACTTTTAGGTTATTTTGTTTTCAAAATGCCGATTGTAGGAAGTGTATTTTTGGTAGCTTTTGAGAGCATCTTATTTATCATTACGGCACTTTCTTTGGGAATTTTAATTTCAACTTTGGCCAATTCGCAACAAACAGCCATGATGTTTTCACTTTTTGCTTTAATGCTTCCCGTGATCATTTTGTCAGGTTTTATTTTCCCAATTTCGAGTATGCCATTGCCGCTGCAAATCATCAGTAATATTATTCCCGCAAAATGGTTTATCATTATTATTAAAGCTGTTTTACTGAAGGGAGCTAGCTTTGAGGTCATTTGGAAAGAAACAGCAATTTTGATTGGGATGACTGCTTTTTTCATTTTTTTAAGTACCAAAAAATATAAAAAGAGACTTGAATAG
- a CDS encoding ABC transporter ATP-binding protein yields MSILVTNISKFYKNFKAIEAISFEVKEGELFGLIGPDGAGKTTIFRILTTLLLPDEGSATVAGFDIVQEYKSIRNSVGYMPGKFSLYQDLSVEENLRFFATIFGTTIEENYDLIRDIYIQIEPFKKRRAGALSGGMKQKLALCCALIHKPKVLFLDEPTTGVDPVSRKEFWEMLKRLQQKGITILVSTPYMDEAALCDRIALIQKGRIFEIDSPQNIISNYSKTIYAVTTKNTHQLLIDLKQFPSQYSVFAFGKFIHYIDQKADFTSQDLHRYLESKDHSAIEIHTATPTIEDVFMDLTTLEH; encoded by the coding sequence ATGAGCATTCTTGTTACTAACATATCCAAATTTTATAAAAACTTCAAGGCCATTGAAGCCATTTCTTTTGAAGTAAAAGAAGGAGAATTATTTGGTCTAATTGGTCCAGACGGAGCAGGAAAGACAACAATTTTCAGAATTCTAACCACCTTACTCCTTCCTGATGAAGGCTCTGCTACTGTGGCTGGATTTGATATTGTACAAGAGTACAAATCCATACGTAATTCTGTAGGTTATATGCCAGGTAAATTTTCGCTCTACCAAGATTTATCTGTGGAGGAGAATCTTCGATTTTTTGCCACCATTTTTGGAACCACTATTGAAGAAAATTACGACTTGATTCGGGATATTTACATTCAAATTGAACCTTTTAAAAAACGACGTGCTGGAGCGCTTTCAGGGGGAATGAAACAAAAACTAGCCTTATGTTGTGCTTTGATTCACAAACCTAAAGTATTATTTCTTGACGAACCCACAACGGGGGTAGATCCCGTTTCACGGAAAGAATTTTGGGAAATGTTAAAGCGATTACAACAAAAAGGAATTACTATTTTGGTTTCGACACCCTATATGGACGAAGCGGCTTTGTGTGACCGAATTGCCTTAATTCAAAAAGGGAGAATCTTTGAAATTGATAGTCCGCAAAACATCATTTCTAATTATTCGAAAACTATCTATGCCGTTACTACCAAAAACACCCACCAATTGTTAATTGATTTAAAACAATTTCCAAGTCAATACAGTGTTTTTGCCTTTGGAAAATTCATTCATTATATTGATCAAAAAGCTGATTTTACATCGCAGGATTTACACCGTTATTTAGAAAGTAAGGATCATTCAGCAATAGAAATTCATACTGCTACCCCAACAATTGAGGATGTTTTTATGGATTTAACCACTTTAGAACACTAG
- a CDS encoding NAD(P)H-dependent oxidoreductase, producing MSTFLENQNWRYATKKFDASKKISTADLNTLKEAIRLSASSYGLQPYKVFIIENPELRAKLVGAAYGQTQVADASHLLVFANELNFGAAGIDQLANNICATRGLPLEAIQGYVDYMKGNITGLPEETRNIWTSKQTYLALGNLLNAAAELKIDVTPMEGFVPAQVNEILGLDKLGLNASLLAPIGYRHADDDTQYYKKVRKSSDELFITL from the coding sequence ATGAGTACATTTTTAGAAAATCAAAATTGGAGATACGCAACAAAGAAATTCGATGCTTCAAAGAAAATTTCAACAGCTGATTTGAATACCTTAAAAGAAGCAATTCGATTAAGTGCCTCTTCTTATGGATTACAACCCTACAAAGTTTTCATTATTGAAAATCCTGAATTAAGAGCTAAATTAGTTGGGGCAGCTTACGGACAAACACAAGTAGCCGACGCTTCTCACCTATTGGTTTTTGCAAACGAATTGAATTTTGGAGCGGCTGGAATTGACCAATTGGCTAACAATATCTGCGCGACTAGAGGTCTTCCATTAGAAGCTATTCAAGGATATGTGGATTATATGAAAGGAAACATCACTGGATTGCCAGAAGAAACTAGAAACATTTGGACATCAAAACAAACTTATTTAGCTTTAGGTAATTTATTAAACGCCGCAGCCGAACTTAAAATTGATGTTACCCCGATGGAAGGTTTTGTTCCTGCCCAAGTAAATGAAATATTAGGATTGGACAAATTAGGCCTAAATGCTTCATTATTAGCTCCTATTGGTTACAGACATGCTGATGATGACACACAATATTACAAAAAAGTAAGAAAATCAAGCGACGAATTATTTATTACACTTTAA
- a CDS encoding TetR/AcrR family transcriptional regulator — translation MTTEEKIFDAARIVFQKKGFAGARMQEIADEAGINKAMLHYCFKNKQSLFEAVLMKAFSQLAPQVNLIFSSNESIFDKIRQFTHSYITFVIEHPFLPQFVIQEMNNNPEFVMQFLNHEKRPNPNLMIAQIEAEMAAGIIKPLPPKQLLLDIFSLTIFPFAAQTMVKGMFQISNDEFEQMMEERKTTIAEHIINSIKR, via the coding sequence ATGACTACTGAAGAAAAAATATTTGATGCCGCCCGAATCGTATTCCAAAAAAAGGGATTTGCAGGTGCTAGAATGCAAGAGATTGCAGATGAAGCTGGAATTAACAAAGCGATGTTACATTATTGTTTTAAAAACAAACAATCTCTTTTTGAAGCAGTTTTAATGAAGGCTTTTAGTCAATTAGCACCACAAGTCAATTTGATTTTTAGTTCTAACGAAAGTATTTTTGACAAAATCAGACAATTTACACACAGTTACATCACGTTTGTGATTGAACACCCATTTTTACCACAATTTGTCATTCAAGAAATGAATAACAATCCGGAATTTGTAATGCAATTTTTGAATCACGAAAAACGACCAAATCCAAATTTAATGATTGCTCAAATAGAAGCCGAGATGGCAGCTGGAATTATTAAACCTTTGCCTCCAAAACAATTACTGTTGGATATTTTTTCGCTTACGATATTTCCTTTTGCAGCTCAAACCATGGTAAAAGGTATGTTTCAAATTTCGAATGATGAATTCGAGCAAATGATGGAAGAACGTAAAACAACTATTGCAGAACACATTATTAATTCAATAAAAAGATGA
- a CDS encoding TIGR00730 family Rossman fold protein — MHFIGPCVTIFGSARFGPETTHYKNAEKIGAAMAQLGFTVMTGGGPGIMEAANKGAFEAGGYSVGCNIVLPVEQNPNPYLNKWIYIPYFFVRKVILVKYSYAFVVMPGGMGTLDELFEALTLIQTKMISGFPVVIFDTEYHKELCHHIKIMAENESISPEDMNLLFVTDSVKELVNHIEKNSIKKFGLIKEKYTPRWWYGETR; from the coding sequence ATGCATTTTATAGGGCCTTGTGTTACCATTTTTGGTTCTGCTCGATTTGGACCAGAAACCACTCATTATAAAAATGCAGAAAAAATAGGTGCTGCAATGGCTCAATTAGGATTCACTGTAATGACTGGTGGAGGACCTGGAATAATGGAAGCAGCTAACAAAGGTGCTTTTGAAGCAGGAGGCTATTCTGTAGGTTGTAATATTGTCCTTCCTGTAGAACAAAATCCGAATCCGTATCTTAATAAGTGGATTTATATTCCCTATTTTTTTGTTCGAAAAGTAATTTTGGTAAAATACTCGTATGCCTTTGTTGTAATGCCGGGAGGTATGGGAACATTAGATGAATTATTTGAAGCCCTTACTTTAATTCAAACTAAAATGATTAGTGGCTTTCCTGTGGTTATCTTTGACACCGAATACCACAAAGAATTGTGTCATCATATCAAAATCATGGCCGAAAATGAAAGCATTAGTCCTGAGGATATGAATTTACTTTTTGTTACAGACTCTGTAAAAGAGCTTGTTAATCATATCGAAAAAAATAGTATTAAAAAATTTGGTTTAATCAAAGAAAAGTACACCCCAAGATGGTGGTATGGAGAAACTAGGTAA
- a CDS encoding MarR family winged helix-turn-helix transcriptional regulator, which translates to MTIEEILKSTVPMDSSKKIIMNIIYTQNVITENFNEILKPYDISSEQFNVLRILRGQKGNPANMCVIQERMLAKTSNTTRLVDKLLIKDFVTRKVCPENRRKIEVKITQKGLDLLRELDPKVKAHEDSFSNNLNEDEKAQLNQLLEKFRNQ; encoded by the coding sequence ATGACAATTGAAGAAATATTAAAATCTACTGTACCCATGGATAGTTCTAAAAAGATTATCATGAACATTATATATACCCAAAATGTAATTACAGAAAATTTTAATGAAATATTGAAACCTTATGATATTTCATCAGAGCAATTCAATGTGCTGCGTATCTTAAGAGGACAGAAAGGTAATCCTGCCAATATGTGTGTTATTCAAGAGCGAATGTTAGCCAAAACAAGTAATACTACCCGATTAGTTGACAAATTATTGATTAAAGACTTTGTAACAAGAAAAGTTTGCCCCGAGAATAGAAGAAAAATTGAGGTGAAAATTACGCAAAAGGGACTCGATCTACTTCGTGAATTAGACCCTAAAGTAAAAGCACATGAGGATTCATTTTCAAATAATTTAAATGAAGATGAGAAAGCACAGTTAAATCAATTGTTAGAAAAATTTAGAAATCAATAA
- a CDS encoding ABC transporter ATP-binding protein, translating into MEQSAIISVRNLTKTFGDFIAVNNISFEVAKGEIFGFLGANGAGKTTAMKMLIGISKPSSGQASVAGFDVSHESEMVKKNIGYMSQKFSLYDDLTIKENITFFGGIYGLSRKQIKEKTALLVQELELEEVINQLVSALPLGWKQKLAFSVALLHEPKIIFLDEPTGGVDPITRRQFWEMIYAQAHKGTTIFVTTHYMDEAEYCDRVSIMVEGKIEALDSPKNLKKHFKVDSMNEVFLKLARNIE; encoded by the coding sequence TTGGAACAATCAGCTATCATATCAGTACGTAATCTCACTAAAACCTTTGGTGATTTTATAGCCGTCAATAATATTTCGTTTGAGGTTGCCAAAGGTGAAATTTTTGGCTTTTTAGGAGCCAATGGTGCCGGAAAAACTACCGCGATGAAAATGTTAATTGGAATATCCAAACCTAGTTCAGGACAAGCATCTGTTGCGGGATTTGATGTCAGTCATGAATCAGAAATGGTCAAGAAAAACATTGGCTATATGAGTCAAAAATTTTCGTTGTACGATGATTTAACCATCAAAGAAAACATCACTTTTTTTGGAGGTATTTATGGGTTAAGTCGAAAACAAATTAAAGAAAAAACTGCGCTCTTAGTTCAAGAATTAGAACTAGAAGAAGTCATCAATCAATTAGTTAGTGCTTTGCCTTTAGGCTGGAAACAAAAATTAGCTTTTTCGGTGGCGTTATTACATGAACCTAAAATCATTTTTCTTGACGAACCCACTGGAGGGGTTGATCCCATTACTCGAAGGCAATTTTGGGAAATGATTTATGCCCAAGCACATAAAGGTACCACCATTTTTGTTACCACACATTACATGGATGAAGCTGAATATTGTGACCGTGTTTCGATTATGGTGGAGGGAAAAATTGAAGCATTGGATTCTCCAAAAAACTTAAAAAAACATTTCAAAGTCGATTCTATGAATGAAGTTTTCTTGAAATTGGCTCGAAATATCGAATAG
- a CDS encoding TolC family protein, which produces MRKKLPILVLLVVQFSYAQQSLTLENCYELANKNYPLAKQSELFAQKSAYETASLNTAKLPKIDLNVQTTYQSDVTGLPIPLPNVSPLNKDQYRATLDVNQLIYNGGLIDSNVKLKEIQTQTQQQQLAVNLYSVKTRVNQLYFSILLTQERKLILTSKQEQLLSKIKEVKSGIKFGVLLPASEQVLEAENLKIKQQLRENELDRIRLLNNLSALIFTPLNDNTVLEKPVISIAKDATVLRPEMQLFDLQNQQILSSKEIIAKNKLPKVNAFGTAGYGNPGLNMLNNSFQTFYMVGLKANWNVWDWDKTKKDKAALSVSESIIATEKETFLLNTHLQLQEIQTEIDKLNEAIQTDQEITNLRESIAQSSDAQLKNGVITSSDYLVEFSNLYESKINQKTHQIQLALAKANYQIIKGN; this is translated from the coding sequence ATGAGAAAAAAACTTCCCATTTTAGTGCTTTTAGTAGTCCAATTTTCTTACGCGCAGCAATCTCTTACGCTAGAGAATTGTTATGAATTGGCGAACAAAAATTACCCATTAGCAAAACAATCGGAATTGTTCGCACAGAAATCAGCTTATGAAACGGCTTCGCTGAATACTGCTAAACTACCTAAAATTGATTTGAATGTTCAAACTACTTATCAATCAGATGTTACGGGTTTACCTATTCCGTTGCCGAATGTAAGTCCTTTAAACAAGGATCAATACAGAGCCACTTTAGATGTTAACCAATTGATTTACAATGGCGGACTTATTGATTCGAATGTCAAATTAAAAGAAATTCAAACCCAAACGCAGCAACAACAACTTGCTGTCAATTTGTACTCTGTTAAGACTAGGGTTAACCAATTGTATTTCTCCATTCTTTTGACACAAGAACGAAAATTAATTTTGACTTCTAAACAAGAGCAACTACTGTCTAAAATTAAAGAAGTGAAATCGGGAATTAAATTTGGTGTACTACTTCCTGCTTCTGAACAGGTATTGGAGGCTGAAAATCTAAAAATCAAACAACAATTGCGAGAAAATGAATTGGATAGAATTAGACTGTTGAATAATTTATCAGCGCTTATTTTTACTCCATTGAACGACAATACTGTTTTAGAAAAACCAGTAATTTCAATTGCTAAGGATGCCACAGTTTTACGCCCAGAGATGCAACTATTTGATTTACAAAACCAACAAATTCTTAGTTCTAAAGAAATTATTGCAAAAAACAAACTCCCAAAAGTCAATGCTTTTGGAACTGCCGGCTATGGAAATCCAGGATTAAACATGTTGAATAATTCCTTTCAAACTTTTTATATGGTGGGACTGAAAGCCAATTGGAATGTTTGGGATTGGGACAAAACCAAAAAAGACAAAGCCGCGCTTTCAGTTTCGGAATCCATCATTGCCACTGAAAAAGAAACTTTCTTACTCAACACTCATTTGCAACTGCAAGAAATTCAAACCGAAATTGACAAATTAAATGAAGCGATTCAAACCGACCAAGAAATTACTAATTTACGAGAATCTATTGCCCAATCTTCGGATGCACAATTAAAAAATGGAGTAATTACTTCTTCTGATTATTTAGTGGAATTTAGTAATTTATACGAATCCAAAATTAATCAAAAAACACATCAAATCCAATTAGCTTTGGCGAAAGCCAATTATCAAATTATCAAAGGAAATTAA
- a CDS encoding ABC transporter permease: MKTILFIIQKEFRQIFRNRGMLPIIFVLPLLQLLILSNAASFEVKNIKFSYVDHDHSTASRELISKFAASNYFKIITQFESKDMANEAMQKGNVDVILEIPNHFERNILKNKITDLAVSINAIDGASAGIENVYINQIITQFNQNLQSQFLSFNDGNRVIPQNIITNPSFWYNNTLNYKTFMVPGILVLLVTMLTLFLSSMNIVREKEIGTLEQINVTPIKKHQFIIGKLFPFWVLGLFILSIGLTIAKLVFNIPILGNIGLIYLFTSVYSFVILGIGLIISNFTETQQQAMFIAWFFTVIFILMSGLFTPIESMPQWAQNITLFNPIRYFVEIVRMVLLKGATFSDISFQFLVIAGYAVILNGIAVWTYKKVS; the protein is encoded by the coding sequence ATGAAAACCATCTTATTCATCATACAAAAAGAGTTTCGACAAATTTTTAGAAATAGAGGAATGCTTCCTATTATTTTTGTTTTGCCATTGTTACAACTCTTAATTCTGTCCAATGCAGCAAGTTTTGAGGTAAAAAACATTAAATTTTCTTATGTCGATCATGATCACTCCACTGCCTCAAGAGAATTGATTTCAAAATTTGCAGCCTCTAATTATTTCAAAATCATAACCCAATTTGAATCAAAAGACATGGCTAACGAAGCCATGCAAAAAGGGAATGTAGACGTTATACTCGAAATTCCAAATCATTTTGAACGCAATATTCTTAAAAATAAAATAACCGATTTAGCTGTAAGTATCAATGCTATTGATGGTGCTTCGGCAGGAATTGAAAATGTATATATCAATCAGATAATAACCCAATTTAATCAAAATTTACAGAGTCAGTTCCTATCGTTTAATGATGGAAATAGGGTTATTCCTCAAAACATTATTACAAATCCTTCCTTTTGGTACAACAACACCTTGAATTATAAAACCTTTATGGTTCCAGGTATTTTAGTGCTTTTAGTAACTATGCTTACCTTGTTTTTATCTTCAATGAATATTGTTCGAGAAAAAGAAATTGGTACACTAGAACAAATTAATGTGACTCCTATAAAAAAACATCAATTTATCATTGGAAAATTATTTCCTTTCTGGGTTCTAGGCTTGTTTATTCTTAGCATTGGTTTAACCATTGCTAAACTTGTTTTCAATATCCCCATTTTGGGAAATATCGGTTTGATTTATTTGTTTACTTCGGTCTATTCATTTGTTATTTTGGGTATTGGACTAATAATATCCAATTTTACAGAAACCCAACAACAAGCAATGTTTATTGCATGGTTTTTCACGGTGATTTTCATTTTGATGAGCGGATTGTTTACTCCTATCGAAAGTATGCCACAATGGGCTCAAAACATCACTTTGTTCAATCCTATTCGGTATTTTGTTGAAATCGTTCGAATGGTACTGCTTAAAGGTGCTACATTTTCGGATATTTCATTTCAATTTTTAGTAATTGCTGGCTATGCAGTTATTTTAAACGGTATTGCTGTTTGGACTTACAAAAAAGTTAGTTAA
- a CDS encoding HlyD family secretion protein encodes MKQVFAFLALINLVACSKSSDKADGYGNFEATEVTISAEANGKIEYLNLEEGAILAPNTPVGLIDTTQLYLSKQQLIASKKTIASKSQNVLSQTAVLKEQLKTTLIDQKRIQNMFAENAATKRQVDEINGKVNVLNEQIKSVKTQEAPINNEVNSIDVQIEKINDQINKSKIINPIKGTVLSKYSDTNEITSFGKPLYKIANLDAMTLRVYISEKQLNQIKIGQKVTVKIDSQEEMKSYPGTIAWIASSAEFTPKIIQTKEERANLVYAVKVTVKNDGSLKIGMPAEMWIQ; translated from the coding sequence ATGAAACAAGTATTTGCATTTTTAGCTTTAATCAATTTAGTAGCCTGTAGCAAAAGTAGCGACAAAGCAGATGGTTACGGAAATTTTGAAGCCACAGAAGTAACTATCTCGGCAGAAGCCAATGGAAAAATTGAATATTTAAACCTTGAAGAAGGAGCCATTTTAGCACCCAATACACCCGTAGGATTAATTGATACTACCCAATTGTATTTGTCTAAACAACAGCTAATTGCTTCCAAAAAGACTATTGCGTCTAAATCTCAAAACGTGTTGTCTCAAACGGCAGTTTTAAAGGAGCAATTGAAAACTACTTTAATAGACCAAAAAAGAATCCAAAATATGTTTGCCGAAAATGCTGCAACCAAACGTCAGGTGGATGAAATCAACGGAAAAGTCAATGTATTGAACGAGCAAATTAAAAGTGTTAAAACACAAGAAGCTCCCATCAACAATGAAGTAAATTCCATCGACGTACAAATTGAAAAGATAAACGACCAAATCAATAAGAGTAAAATTATCAATCCTATAAAAGGAACTGTTTTATCCAAATACAGCGATACAAATGAGATCACTAGTTTTGGAAAACCATTGTACAAAATAGCCAATCTTGACGCTATGACCTTGCGTGTTTACATTAGCGAAAAACAATTAAACCAAATTAAAATAGGTCAAAAAGTTACAGTTAAAATTGATTCCCAAGAAGAAATGAAATCGTACCCTGGAACTATTGCTTGGATTGCTTCATCAGCAGAATTTACACCCAAAATAATTCAAACGAAGGAAGAGCGTGCTAATTTAGTTTATGCTGTAAAAGTAACTGTAAAAAATGATGGTAGTCTAAAAATTGGAATGCCTGCCGAAATGTGGATTCAATAA